The following are encoded in a window of Mycolicibacterium tusciae JS617 genomic DNA:
- a CDS encoding VOC family protein, with protein sequence MPSITPSLWFDNNLEEAAAFYTAIFPNSAIGGFERYTDAGPGTPGDVAWGTFSLDGQRFIGINGGPQFPFSEAVSFEIRCKDQAEVDYYWERLLDGGEESQCGWLKDRFGLSWQVVPDRLYELLADPDPVRAAAANNAMLAMRKIVIAELEEAVRI encoded by the coding sequence ATGCCTTCGATTACGCCAAGCCTGTGGTTCGACAACAATCTCGAGGAAGCCGCGGCGTTCTACACCGCGATCTTTCCCAACTCCGCGATCGGGGGGTTCGAGCGCTATACCGACGCCGGACCCGGTACGCCCGGTGACGTCGCGTGGGGCACGTTCTCGCTGGACGGGCAACGGTTCATCGGCATCAACGGCGGTCCGCAGTTCCCGTTCTCCGAGGCGGTGTCTTTCGAAATCCGCTGCAAGGACCAGGCGGAGGTCGACTATTACTGGGAGCGGTTGCTCGACGGGGGCGAGGAGTCGCAGTGCGGCTGGCTCAAGGACCGATTCGGCCTGAGCTGGCAGGTCGTGCCCGACCGGCTCTATGAGCTGCTCGCCGACCCCGACCCCGTACGGGCCGCCGCGGCAAACAACGCGATGCTAGCCATGCGAAAGATCGTTATCGCCGAATTGGAGGAAGCCGTCCGTATTTGA
- a CDS encoding TetR family transcriptional regulator: MICDVQAQTADGDDRECIIDAAYTCLSEPHSGAIPVAAILQRAGVSTRAFYRHFESKDELFLAMLRQETDMLAERLDRICAEVPGGPVDQVRAWICGMFGVIHDDQTRMHFSVIDSDEVRAAKGYRETREQAHADRERSLVEILRRGRDDGTFPLTDPEQDAIAISAVISRVMLTQHYEDAEGLQRAQNRVLDFALRALGATGR, translated from the coding sequence ATGATTTGCGACGTGCAGGCACAGACCGCCGACGGTGATGACCGCGAATGCATCATCGACGCCGCGTATACCTGTCTGTCGGAACCGCACAGCGGTGCCATCCCCGTCGCGGCGATCCTGCAGCGTGCGGGTGTGTCGACGCGGGCGTTCTACCGCCACTTCGAGTCCAAAGACGAGCTGTTCCTGGCGATGTTGCGCCAGGAGACCGACATGTTGGCCGAGCGCCTTGACCGCATCTGTGCGGAAGTCCCCGGCGGCCCGGTGGATCAGGTCAGGGCCTGGATCTGCGGCATGTTCGGCGTGATCCACGATGACCAGACCCGAATGCACTTCTCGGTAATCGATTCCGACGAGGTGCGCGCCGCGAAGGGATACCGGGAGACGCGCGAGCAAGCCCATGCCGACCGGGAGCGCTCGCTGGTCGAGATCTTGCGCCGCGGCCGCGACGACGGCACGTTCCCGCTGACCGATCCCGAGCAGGATGCCATCGCCATCAGTGCGGTGATCAGCAGGGTGATGCTCACCCAGCATTACGAGGATGCGGAGGGTTTGCAGCGGGCGCAGAACCGGGTCCTGGACTTCGCGTTGCGCGCCCTTGGCGCCACCGGGCGATGA
- a CDS encoding alpha/beta fold hydrolase, translating to MSTTRNEPQTVKFRVSGADADITLVADEWNRGGSDSDQPTVLLLHGGGQNRFSWKGTGQILADQGLHVVALDSRGHGDSDRAPNANYTVDALCDDTLGVIDQIGRPVVLIGASMGGMTGMLVAHVAGPQKVTKLVLVDVVPRYEKDGSARIRDFMASGIDGFESLDEAADAVAAYLPYRKKPRSPEGLKKNLRLRDGRWFWHWDPAFLTAPMDDPFVRVEKLERAVIESTIPILLIRGKLSDVVSSEGVKDFLQKVPRAEFVELSEAGHTAAGDDNDAFSEVVVQFVCK from the coding sequence GTGAGCACGACACGCAACGAGCCGCAGACGGTGAAGTTCCGCGTGTCCGGCGCCGATGCCGACATCACGTTGGTCGCCGACGAGTGGAATCGCGGTGGATCAGATTCAGATCAACCGACGGTGCTGCTGCTGCACGGCGGCGGCCAAAACCGGTTCTCGTGGAAGGGCACCGGGCAGATCCTGGCCGATCAGGGCCTACACGTGGTGGCGCTGGACAGCCGTGGCCACGGCGACAGCGACCGGGCGCCGAACGCGAACTACACGGTGGACGCGCTGTGTGACGACACCCTTGGCGTCATCGATCAGATCGGGCGTCCCGTTGTCCTGATCGGCGCCAGCATGGGCGGCATGACCGGAATGCTGGTCGCGCACGTCGCCGGACCGCAGAAGGTGACCAAACTCGTGCTCGTCGACGTCGTACCGCGTTACGAAAAGGACGGCAGCGCCCGCATTCGCGACTTCATGGCCAGCGGCATCGATGGTTTCGAATCGCTCGACGAGGCGGCCGATGCGGTCGCCGCATATCTGCCGTATCGGAAGAAGCCGCGTAGCCCCGAGGGGTTGAAGAAGAATCTGCGGCTGCGGGACGGCCGGTGGTTCTGGCACTGGGATCCGGCGTTCCTCACCGCGCCGATGGACGACCCGTTCGTCCGGGTGGAGAAGCTCGAGCGGGCGGTGATCGAATCGACGATCCCGATCCTGCTCATCCGTGGCAAGCTCTCTGACGTCGTCAGTTCCGAAGGTGTCAAAGACTTTCTGCAGAAGGTGCCCCGCGCCGAGTTCGTTGAACTCTCCGAAGCCGGGCACACGGCCGCCGGGGACGACAACGACGCCTTCTCCGAAGTCGTGGTGCAGTTCGTCTGCAAGTGA
- a CDS encoding aminotransferase — protein MSPIRRTVGFNFLEEPELPAPRVSEEQAEQILREHYGLHARAKSLGSQQDRNFTVISVDGAIAGVLKIANPAFNETELHAQDLAADLIAAAEPDLRVAVPLPNLAGEKYTTITGLVDGPAYVRLLQYLPGGTLLDAGYLSPTAAASLGDVAGRVSRALAGFTHPGLDRILQWDLCHGAAVVAELIPHVSDPAHRTALEAAAHAAWSRIAPLVEDLPRQAVHLDLTDANVVVSRNHGVAHADGVIDFGDLTDSWAVSELAITASCVLGHAGSDPTSVLPVIQAFNDIRPLSATEADALWPLLVLRTAVLIVSGAQQAALDPDNDYVSGQSDGEWRMFEQAVSVPMDVMTAVIKAHLKLASAPGAVEVATPLVDAVSVVTLDLSTTSDAYDDGRWLTADVEDAQAHTAVDDGAGLAVTVFGQPRLNRAPKLSHQSPAVVPTGIGMWPASDTALLAPWDGDVMDASADAVTFRGGGYELTLSGVHAGASGSLRAGETLAEAPARGWVQLGVRPVGAPVAPLFTTAELAPGWLALTRDPRPLLGLGAIEVAAARDLLSRRDASFAQVQEHYYRTPPQIERGWRNYLLSTRGRCYLDMVNNVTVLGHAHPRVAATAARQLRKLNTNSRFNYEAVVEFSERLSATLPDPLDTVFLVNSGSEASDLAIRLATAATGRRDVVAVREAYHGWTHGTDAVSTSIADNPNALATRPDWVHTVESPNSFRGKYRGAEAVRYADDAVQQIEELIAAGRAPAGFICESVYGNAGGMALPDGYLQRVYTAVRAGGGLAISDEVQVGYGRLGEWFWGFEQQGAVPDVVSIAKSTGNGYPLGAVITSREVADRFGSQGYFFSSTGGSPLSCAIGITVLDVLADEALQQNASRVGAHLKAGLQALQQRHPIIGTVHGIGLYLGVEMVRDAQTLEPATEETAAICDRMLELGVIIQPTGDHLNILKTKPPLCIDVEGADFYVDTLDRVLTEGW, from the coding sequence ATGTCGCCAATCCGCCGCACCGTCGGTTTCAATTTCCTCGAAGAGCCGGAATTGCCGGCGCCACGGGTCAGCGAGGAGCAGGCCGAGCAGATCCTGCGCGAGCACTACGGATTGCACGCCCGGGCGAAATCACTTGGCAGTCAGCAGGACCGGAACTTCACCGTGATCTCAGTCGACGGAGCGATCGCCGGCGTCCTGAAAATCGCGAACCCGGCCTTCAACGAAACCGAACTCCACGCTCAGGACCTGGCGGCGGATCTGATCGCCGCGGCCGAACCCGACTTGCGGGTCGCGGTTCCACTTCCCAACCTCGCCGGTGAGAAGTACACGACCATAACGGGTTTGGTCGATGGCCCCGCTTACGTCAGACTGCTGCAGTATCTCCCGGGCGGGACGCTGCTCGATGCCGGCTATCTGTCGCCCACAGCGGCGGCCAGTCTCGGTGACGTGGCCGGCCGGGTGAGCCGGGCCCTCGCCGGGTTCACGCATCCCGGGCTGGATCGGATCCTGCAATGGGATCTGTGCCACGGCGCCGCCGTTGTCGCCGAACTGATTCCACACGTTTCCGACCCGGCGCACCGGACCGCGCTCGAGGCAGCGGCGCACGCGGCGTGGTCTCGCATCGCTCCACTGGTCGAGGACCTGCCGCGGCAGGCGGTACATCTGGATCTCACCGATGCGAACGTGGTGGTGTCGCGAAACCATGGCGTTGCCCACGCCGACGGTGTCATCGACTTCGGGGATCTGACGGACAGCTGGGCCGTGTCCGAACTGGCGATCACCGCGTCATGTGTGCTTGGGCACGCGGGCAGCGACCCGACCTCGGTGCTGCCGGTGATCCAGGCGTTCAACGACATTCGACCACTGTCGGCCACTGAAGCCGACGCGCTGTGGCCACTGCTGGTGCTGCGTACCGCGGTGCTGATCGTCAGCGGTGCGCAGCAGGCCGCGCTCGACCCCGACAACGACTACGTCTCCGGGCAGTCTGACGGCGAGTGGCGCATGTTCGAACAGGCCGTCTCGGTGCCGATGGACGTCATGACCGCGGTGATCAAGGCACACCTGAAACTGGCCTCGGCGCCCGGAGCGGTCGAGGTGGCGACCCCGCTCGTCGACGCCGTCTCGGTGGTGACGCTGGACCTGTCGACCACGTCGGATGCTTACGACGACGGTCGTTGGCTCACAGCCGATGTCGAGGATGCCCAGGCGCACACCGCGGTCGACGACGGCGCTGGTCTGGCGGTCACCGTCTTCGGTCAGCCGAGGCTGAACCGGGCGCCGAAGTTGAGTCACCAAAGCCCCGCCGTCGTACCGACCGGCATCGGAATGTGGCCGGCGTCGGACACCGCACTGCTGGCCCCGTGGGACGGCGACGTGATGGACGCCTCCGCCGACGCCGTCACGTTCCGCGGCGGCGGTTACGAGTTGACGCTGTCAGGTGTGCACGCGGGGGCCTCGGGCAGCCTGCGGGCCGGCGAGACGCTCGCGGAGGCACCGGCCCGAGGGTGGGTGCAGCTTGGTGTCCGGCCCGTCGGAGCCCCGGTGGCCCCGCTGTTCACCACCGCGGAGTTGGCGCCGGGTTGGCTTGCGCTGACAAGGGATCCACGACCGCTGCTCGGGTTGGGTGCAATAGAGGTTGCCGCCGCACGCGATCTGTTGTCGCGCCGCGACGCGAGTTTCGCGCAGGTGCAGGAGCATTACTACCGCACGCCGCCGCAAATCGAACGCGGGTGGCGCAACTACCTGCTGTCGACGCGGGGCCGGTGCTACCTCGACATGGTCAACAACGTGACAGTGCTCGGACATGCGCATCCGCGAGTCGCCGCCACCGCCGCCCGTCAGCTTCGCAAGCTGAACACGAATTCGCGGTTCAACTACGAGGCGGTGGTCGAGTTCAGCGAACGGCTGTCGGCCACCCTGCCTGACCCGTTGGACACCGTGTTCTTGGTGAACTCCGGTTCGGAGGCAAGCGATCTGGCAATCAGGTTGGCGACAGCGGCGACGGGCCGCCGCGATGTGGTCGCGGTCAGGGAGGCATACCACGGGTGGACCCACGGTACCGACGCGGTCTCGACCTCGATCGCCGACAATCCGAATGCGCTTGCGACCCGGCCTGACTGGGTGCACACGGTGGAGTCCCCCAACAGTTTCCGCGGCAAGTACCGCGGGGCTGAGGCGGTGCGGTACGCCGACGATGCGGTGCAGCAGATCGAAGAACTGATCGCCGCCGGCCGAGCGCCCGCTGGCTTCATCTGCGAAAGCGTGTACGGCAACGCGGGCGGCATGGCGTTGCCCGACGGCTATCTGCAACGGGTGTATACGGCCGTGCGCGCGGGCGGCGGGCTGGCCATCTCCGATGAGGTCCAGGTCGGGTACGGCCGTCTCGGCGAATGGTTCTGGGGCTTCGAGCAGCAGGGCGCGGTGCCCGACGTCGTGTCGATCGCGAAGTCGACGGGCAACGGCTACCCGCTCGGCGCGGTAATCACCAGCCGCGAGGTAGCGGACAGGTTCGGGTCGCAGGGCTACTTCTTCTCGTCGACCGGCGGCAGCCCGCTGTCGTGTGCGATCGGTATCACGGTGCTCGACGTGTTGGCCGATGAGGCGCTGCAACAGAACGCCTCTCGCGTCGGTGCACACCTCAAGGCGGGACTGCAGGCGTTACAGCAGCGGCATCCGATCATCGGCACCGTGCACGGGATCGGGCTGTACCTCGGCGTCGAGATGGTTCGTGATGCACAGACTCTCGAACCAGCTACCGAGGAGACTGCCGCAATCTGTGACCGCATGCTCGAACTCGGCGTGATCATCCAGCCGACCGGTGATCATCTGAACATCCTGAAGACCAAGCCACCCTTGTGCATTGACGTCGAGGGCGCCGACTTCTATGTCGACACGCTCGACCGGGTGCTGACCGAAGGCTGGTAG
- a CDS encoding alpha/beta hydrolase family protein: protein MFVLLVLAVLVPMAPARADVPMWSGLDARFFAGPIPPQGTTIASVPLDPASSLAGAGPAYRVLYSTVNQHDQPAVSTGAVFLPPGPAPQGGFPVIAWAHGTVGLGDDCTPSALPRTPRDNEYLSHWLGEGYAVVASDYVGLGTPGLMSYLNSVTTAHGVVDSVIAAHDMGLPLSPKWAIVGQSQGGGAAISSARWATDFSAGTGLDYRGVVATGTPANIDKLIQQAGPDLILPELGPIANAYTAYILAALREARPDLNVNIVLSPAGLNAANRAETVCTLALSDELANLTPAAFFIAPLDSIPGMADALHAFMGTPSTGFDRPIFLGVGLLDRDVPPESTLTFYDQLVADNQDVVLRIYPEEDHSGTVLASLADSTPFLRQAFTD from the coding sequence ATGTTCGTACTACTTGTGTTGGCCGTGTTGGTTCCGATGGCCCCGGCTCGCGCCGACGTGCCAATGTGGTCCGGGTTGGATGCGCGCTTTTTCGCCGGCCCGATACCTCCGCAGGGCACCACCATCGCATCCGTCCCGCTTGATCCCGCGTCGTCTCTCGCGGGCGCCGGCCCCGCCTACCGCGTGCTCTATTCCACGGTCAATCAGCACGATCAGCCGGCCGTCAGCACTGGCGCAGTTTTCCTGCCGCCCGGCCCCGCACCCCAGGGTGGGTTCCCGGTCATCGCGTGGGCGCACGGCACCGTGGGCCTCGGCGACGACTGCACCCCGTCCGCGCTGCCTCGCACGCCGCGCGACAACGAATACCTTTCCCACTGGCTCGGCGAAGGCTACGCCGTCGTCGCCAGCGACTACGTGGGTCTCGGAACGCCCGGCCTGATGAGCTACCTGAACAGCGTGACCACCGCTCACGGGGTGGTCGACTCGGTGATCGCCGCCCACGACATGGGACTGCCGCTGTCACCGAAGTGGGCCATCGTCGGCCAGTCGCAAGGCGGCGGTGCTGCCATCAGCAGCGCACGCTGGGCAACCGACTTCAGTGCAGGAACCGGCTTGGACTACCGCGGCGTCGTCGCCACGGGCACCCCGGCCAACATCGACAAGCTGATCCAGCAGGCCGGGCCCGACCTCATATTGCCCGAGCTGGGCCCGATCGCCAACGCCTACACCGCCTACATCCTGGCGGCACTGCGCGAGGCTCGCCCCGACCTCAACGTCAACATCGTGCTCAGCCCAGCCGGATTGAACGCGGCCAACCGCGCCGAAACCGTCTGCACTCTGGCGCTTTCCGATGAGCTCGCAAACCTGACACCCGCAGCTTTCTTCATCGCGCCGCTCGATTCGATTCCCGGTATGGCCGACGCGCTCCACGCCTTCATGGGCACCCCGTCAACCGGTTTCGACCGACCCATCTTCCTCGGCGTCGGTCTCCTCGACCGGGACGTGCCACCGGAGTCGACCCTGACGTTCTACGACCAACTTGTCGCCGACAATCAGGACGTCGTCCTGCGAATCTATCCGGAGGAAGACCACAGCGGCACGGTGCTCGC